From a region of the Phragmites australis chromosome 21, lpPhrAust1.1, whole genome shotgun sequence genome:
- the LOC133904126 gene encoding glutamyl-tRNA reductase, chloroplastic-like, translating to MMASTTSATAAAAFGAAAAAKPRGPAAACPTVAGGGRRRSGVVRCDAGVETQAQAVAKAASIAALEQFKISADRYMKERSSIAVIGLSVHTAPVEMREKLAVAEELWPRAISELTSLNHIEEAAVLSTCNRMEIYVVALSWNRGIREVVDWMSKKSGIPASELREHLFMLRDSDATRHLFEVSAGLDSLVLGEGQILAQVKQVVRSGQNSGGLGKNIDRMFKDAITAGKRVRCETNISSGAVSVSSAAVELALMKLPKSEGLSARMLLIGAGKMGKLVIKHLIAKGCKKVVVVNRSVERVDAICEEMKDIEIVYRPLSEMYEAAAEADVVFTSTASETPLFTKEHAEALPPISDAVGGVRLFVDISVPRNVSACVSEVGHARVYNVDDLKEVVEANKEDRLRKAMEAQTIITQELKRFEAWRDSLETVPTIKKLRSYADRIRASELEKCLQKIGEDALTKKMRRSIEELSTGIVNKLLHGPLQHLRCDGSDSRTLDETLENMHALNRMFSLDTEKAIIEQKIKAKVEKTQN from the exons ATGATGGCGAGCACTACGTCAGCTACAGCCGCTGCAGCATTCggggccgccgcggccgccaagccgcgggggccggcggcggcctgCCCGACGGTGGCCggcggcgggaggcggcggtcCGGGGTGGTGCGGTGCGACGCCGGCGTGGAGACCCAGGCACAGGCGGTGGCCAAGGCGGCCAGTATCGCCGCGCTCGAGCAGTTCAAGATCTCCGCCGACC GGTACATGAAGGAAAGGAGTAGCATAGCTGTGATAGGCCTCAGTGTACACACAGCACCAGTGGAGATGCGTGAAAAACTTGCTGTTGCAGAGGAACTATGGCCCCGTGCTATTTCAGAACTCACCAGTCTGAATCACATTGAAGAGGCTGCTGTTCTTAGTACCTGTAACAGAATGGAAATTTATGTGGTGGCTCTATCATGGAACCGTGGTATCAGAGAAGTAGTAGACTGGATGTCAAAG AAAAGTGGTATACCTGCTTCTGAGCTTAGGGAGCACCTGTTCATGTTGCGTGACAGTGATGCTACACGCCACCTGTTTGAGGTATCAGCTGGGCTGGACTCTTTGGTTCTCGGTGAAGGACAAATCCTTGCTCAAGTTAAACAAGTTGTGAGAAGTGGACAAAACAGTGGAGGCTTGGGAAAGAACATTGATAGGATGTTCAAGGATGCAATCACAGCTGGAAAGCGTGTCCGCTGTGAGACTAACATATCATCTGGTGCTGTTTCTGTCAGTTCAGCTGCAGTTGAATTGGCCCTGATGAAACTTCCAAAGTCCGAAGGCCTGTCAGCTAGGATGCTGTTGATTGGTGCTGGCAAAATGGGCAAATTAGTGATCAAACATCTGATCGCCAAAGGATGCAAGAAGGTTGTTGTGGTGAACCGCTCAGTGGAAAGGGTGGATGCCATTTGCGAGGAGATGAAAGATATCGAGATTGTGTACAGGCCTCTCTCAGAGATGTATGAAGCTGCTGCTGAAGCTGATGTCGTGTTCACAAGCACCGCATCTGAAACCCCATTGTTCACGAAAGAGCACGCTGAGGCACTCCCCCCTATTTCTGATGCCGTGGGTGGTGTCCGGCTTTTTGTTGACATATCTGTCCCAAGGAATGTCAGCGCATGTGTGTCTGAAGTTGGCCACGCACGAGTATACAACGTTGATGACCTGAAGGAGGTGGTGGAAGCCAACAAGGAAGACAGGCTCAGGAAAGCAATGGAAGCACAGACAATCATCACCCAAGAGCTGAAGCGGTTTGAGGCATGGAGGGACTCGCTGGAGACCGTTCCAACCATCAAGAAGTTGAGGTCATATGCTGACAGGATCAGGGCCTCGGAGCTTGAGAAGTGCCTGCAGAAGATTGGAGAAGATGCTCTCACCAAGAAGATGAGAAGATCCATCGAGGAGCTTAGCACTGGCATTGTCAACAAGCTTCTCCACGGCCCACTGCAGCACCTAAGATGTGACGGCAGCGACAGCCGCACCCTCGACGAGACGCTCGAAAACATGCACGCCCTCAACAGGATGTTCAGCCTTGACACCGAGAAGGCGATCATCGAACAGAAGATCAAAGCGAAGGTGGAGAAGACCCAAAATTGA